Genomic DNA from Pygocentrus nattereri isolate fPygNat1 chromosome 11, fPygNat1.pri, whole genome shotgun sequence:
GTGCACATGTGGCCATGACTGGTAGTATAGAGGTTGAAAGAGACTGAATCAGTAGTTTAAATTATGTCCTCAGCACCATAAGGAGTTGTGATTTGAGCActgcagagagacacagagaggggaTGTCAGAAGGGCTCAACATCAGAGTACCCAGACAGCAGCAGACCTACTGAACACTTCCCCTGCACCAATCTATTCAGTGATCCACATGGTACCCTTTTCTCATCAAACAATTAAACGTAAACAATACCGTTATACAGGAGTACTCAAGAAGGGCCGCAGAGCCGACAGGTATTACTTTAAACGCTGCCCGATTCCACTAATgagatctttttaaaaaaaaaaaaaatcagggcCAATCAGGTGTTGCGGCCATCATGATTAAAATACAACTTGAACCAATTGGATTAGTGATGGAATGGTTTGCAACGCATGAAGCAATACATGAAGACTGAGCAGAGTACCACTGACGTAAAtaactgaaaaaggaaaaacaaaacctgGCACAGCAACCAAATTTTCcctctgaaaaaaataaataaccaatGTTCTGTCATACTGCAACaaatagcacacacacacacacacacacacacacacacacacacacacacacacacacacacacgatttCAATATTGTTCAAACATGAATTACCCTGCTGCTTAAAGTTGCAATGTGTGAGAATAtgatataaacatatttaaaggtTCAACAGTACAAATCAAGAGAAACCAAGAGGTATGGTTGAATGTAGTTTCCTAGTGGGCTCCTATCTAGGCATCTTACAGAGTCTTCTGTATACAGTCATACGCAAAATTTGAATAACCCCTGTCAAACAGCATGGTTTGTTGAttttaccaaaaaaagaaattcaacaTAATGTATACTCCATAGAGGATGTGTGAAAgtaaaacttattttcacttagaaaatcaacaaaaggtCTCATTTGACTAGGAGTGCACAAACCTTTGCGTGTGACTGTATTCAATGATACAGTacttgaaattttgaaaaaaaaaaaaaaaaaacattctctgACATATCAATTTGCATAATATTGGAACTGCCATAACTACTGAACAACACTTTGCAGAAATTCCAGTGATCCTGGACTGAAAATAAGCTGTGAATGTTTCACTGAATCAACTGAAATTTATATCTGCCACTGCAGTTTCAAACTACTGAAGTGAATGTTTGGTCAAACATTctgacaaagcaaaaaaaaaaacaaacaaccaacacacacacacacacacacacacacacacacacacacacacacacacacacacacacacacacacacacaataacagcaTTATGACAAACTGGACAAGAGCTGCACCGGAGTAAGAATTTTACAAAAGTTGCTATAGGATCTACAGTGACACAGATTAGTCATCAGCATGTTAATATTTACAAAGATTATAATtctttcaaatacattttagcgTAGTCCTTCAAACTTCagttttgaataaaatataattgtGTTACCCTGTAATTTGCTTACTTAAATTGTCCTCAGCATCCTCACATCCAGCATTAAGAACAGCTGTTTTAGTAATATTTCAAACACAGGATTTAAAAGTAAATTCATCAAGCAGCCATTTGAAAGCGAGTTAAGAATCCTCCTCCAATTGCCTGAGCTTCATTTAAAAACCTATTAATCCTACCTCAACACTCGAGACTTTTGCTTTTCTAAATTGCTTCAGGGAACTGCTTTGcaacaaaaacattatatttacGCATTCTGCAGCTGACAGTGTGGTGTACCTGTCTTGTTTTTGCTGAGGTCTCGATGAAGGGAATTCCATAGCTGCGTGCTAAATCCTGAGCCTGCTTAGTATCCACCGTGCGGGACGGCAGGTCACACTTATTGCCCACTAGCACCATGGGGACGTCCTCAGAGTCCTTCACTCTCTTAATCTGCTCTCTgcaaaaccacaaacaaaacacaacatggtAAACTGAGGGAGGTGCACAGGGGAGTCTACTAATCACATGACTGCTTCTTTTCTCCAATGAAGAGCCGATACAGgtggaaagaaaacaaaaacacaagaggAACATGTTATCCAATTAAGTGTCGTGTATTGCTTATCCCTCTATTGCCCTCACCTGTAGTGGTGAATGTCCTCAAAAGATTTGGTGTTATTAATGGCAAAGACACAGAGGAAGCCCTCTCCTGTCCTCATATACTGGTCCCTCATGGCGCTGTACTCCTCCTGACCTGCTGTGTCCAGGATGTCCAGTAGGCATGTCTCTCCATCAATCACCACCTGCTTCCTGTAGGAGTCCTACACAGGTATAATGCATATGATGAATAATTGTCATTTTACACATAGCTATGGCTAACAAATATTAGTGTCTGAGTAATTACTTAATATTTTGAAATGTCTgggagtttttttaaaaataaacaataaatctgGACTTCAATGACAGGTAATAAACAAGCATAGGCTTTCAGGAATTCCAGAATATCTTAAGCATTACAGAAAAACTACTCCACATACAACGAAACTTGGAAGAGGTCAACAAattatacataatacatatcacaattcacacaaacacatacaaacacatacatttgtttttaatggagTAATCATGACTGGCCCATTGCTATGCTAATACAAAATGCTAGTGTTGACTTAACACAGCTGTATGTGAACCTGTACAGTATCTATCATGCTTTTAGTCAGACAAAGATGTAATATATATTCACACAGTAATAAAACTGgtaatacattttcaattatTGCTTAGTTTCATAGAGCATCCTTGAGTTATTTAACTTCAAAGGTTAATTTTAGAAtgcaaaaaacagcaaactGGCACTCAATCACTTAGCTACTGAATCTAAAGTCCAGACACATGTGCCACCAGACTGTTAATGCCAGACCAGGAAGTTAGGAGGCAGTGGCTGAAACCAGAAAAACCAGatcacgtttttttttcttttcttttaaacgCAGCACTTTTGTGGATGGTGGCATTTTTTTAGAGGAGTTTCATAGGGGACCTATGGCATAAAAAGTCTCCATGTCCCCATATAAgtacacagatagacagacgtacagactgactgactgactttacCTCTATGGTTGGGTCGTATTCGTCCACAAAATGATTCTGGATGAGTTGAATGGTGAGAGCACTTTTGCCCACGCCTCCAgctcccaccaccaccagcttATACTCAGTCATTCTTCACCTGGAtcaaacagagaacaaaaaacacagaacacagtcaGTGGGTCAGATTCACATTTACCCTAATGCTTGTCTAAGTCCTAATCaggttcttttttctttttttttttaaatcac
This window encodes:
- the kras gene encoding GTPase KRas isoform X1 yields the protein MTEYKLVVVGAGGVGKSALTIQLIQNHFVDEYDPTIEDSYRKQVVIDGETCLLDILDTAGQEEYSAMRDQYMRTGEGFLCVFAINNTKSFEDIHHYREQIKRVKDSEDVPMVLVGNKCDLPSRTVDTKQAQDLARSYGIPFIETSAKTRQRVEDAFYTLVREIRQYRLKKLSKEEKTPRCIQLKKCVVM
- the kras gene encoding GTPase KRas isoform X2 gives rise to the protein MTEYKLVVVGAGGVGKSALTIQLIQNHFVDEYDPTIEDSYRKQVVIDGETCLLDILDTAGQEEYSAMRDQYMRTGEGFLCVFAINNTKSFEDIHHYREQIKRVKDSEDVPMVLVGNKCDLPSRTVDTKQAQDLARSYGIPFIETSAKTRQGVDDAFYTLVREIRKHKEKMSKEGKKKKKKSKTKCILM